Proteins encoded within one genomic window of Saccharopolyspora pogona:
- a CDS encoding Imm1 family immunity protein, with amino-acid sequence MPAPLSPTSWTLSSLRDDLPWYEQPALSVGVRDSETGALAWQDQPPMFPANGTNAEPVDYWLGGLHHTPMDAHTEVPIDLVLRAVDEYVRTGERPACVEWIEAS; translated from the coding sequence TTGCCGGCGCCGTTGTCGCCGACGTCGTGGACGTTGTCGAGCCTCCGCGATGATCTTCCGTGGTACGAGCAACCGGCATTGTCTGTTGGCGTCCGCGACTCCGAAACAGGCGCGCTCGCCTGGCAGGACCAACCGCCGATGTTTCCGGCGAACGGCACCAACGCGGAGCCCGTCGACTACTGGTTGGGCGGACTGCACCACACGCCGATGGACGCACACACGGAAGTACCGATCGACCTCGTCCTACGGGCCGTTGACGAGTACGTGCGCACGGGCGAGCGGCCGGCATGTGTCGAGTGGATCGAGGCATCATGA
- a CDS encoding HNH endonuclease signature motif containing protein, with the protein MTPLLNIQDPAVGTTSARSAVSCTDAELAARIRELEEGMRVLMMEQLQCIAEADHRGGYAELGFRSAQVWLQGLLNIDARDAKTRVKVARNVEDRQSLYGEVMPADLPETAAALAEGAIGLEHARVIVDGVRRLPEYARCHQVGEVESTLAGYARMMTPRELEKLAERIRYLLDQDGAYDDEEDQHESRELHYTVARDGMTVIKARLDREAGAKFAALMQPLAAPRPEVEGEKDPRTVGQRNADGFAAILDLALDHDGVPRSGGQRPHITISIDFEDLKRGLGFVAAETGLPGTLNTERAITAENARRIACDAEVLPMVLGGDGLPLEVGRAKRTAPTHLRAALLQRDGVCAFPGCDRPPGTPEAHHIAHWVDGGSTELGNMVMLCGHHHRTLHNQRWETEIRDRRPVFIPPSTVDPKRTPRPGGRALPTQHREYLRDLIPTQRGPAGEP; encoded by the coding sequence ATGACACCGCTGTTGAACATCCAGGATCCGGCCGTCGGCACCACCAGTGCCCGGTCGGCGGTGTCGTGCACGGATGCCGAACTCGCCGCCCGTATCCGTGAACTGGAGGAGGGGATGCGGGTGTTGATGATGGAGCAGTTGCAGTGCATCGCCGAAGCCGACCACCGTGGTGGGTATGCCGAGTTGGGGTTCCGGTCGGCGCAGGTGTGGTTGCAGGGGTTGCTCAACATCGATGCGCGTGATGCGAAAACCCGCGTCAAGGTCGCCCGCAATGTTGAGGACCGGCAGAGCTTGTATGGCGAGGTCATGCCCGCCGACCTGCCTGAGACTGCTGCGGCTTTGGCAGAGGGTGCGATCGGGTTGGAGCATGCGCGGGTGATCGTGGACGGGGTCCGCCGCCTGCCGGAGTATGCCCGCTGTCATCAGGTCGGTGAGGTCGAATCAACCCTGGCTGGGTATGCGCGGATGATGACGCCTCGTGAGCTGGAGAAGCTTGCCGAGCGCATCCGCTATCTGCTGGATCAGGACGGTGCCTACGACGACGAGGAAGACCAGCATGAGTCGCGGGAGCTGCACTACACGGTTGCCCGGGATGGGATGACGGTCATCAAAGCCCGCCTCGACCGCGAGGCCGGGGCGAAGTTCGCCGCGCTGATGCAACCGCTGGCCGCACCGCGGCCGGAGGTGGAGGGGGAGAAGGATCCGCGCACGGTGGGGCAGCGCAACGCCGACGGGTTCGCCGCGATCCTGGACTTGGCGCTGGATCATGACGGGGTTCCGCGTTCGGGTGGACAGCGGCCGCACATCACCATCTCCATCGACTTCGAGGACCTCAAGCGAGGGCTCGGGTTCGTCGCCGCCGAAACAGGGTTGCCCGGCACCCTTAACACCGAACGGGCCATCACCGCCGAGAACGCCCGCCGCATCGCCTGCGACGCCGAGGTGCTGCCGATGGTTCTCGGCGGGGACGGGCTCCCGCTGGAGGTGGGTCGGGCGAAGCGGACCGCGCCGACGCATCTGCGGGCGGCGTTGCTGCAGCGGGACGGGGTGTGTGCGTTTCCGGGGTGCGACCGGCCGCCGGGAACCCCGGAAGCACATCACATCGCCCACTGGGTCGATGGTGGAAGCACCGAGCTGGGCAACATGGTGATGCTCTGCGGTCATCATCACCGGACCCTGCACAACCAGCGGTGGGAAACCGAGATACGGGACCGGCGACCGGTGTTCATCCCACCGTCCACAGTGGACCCCAAACGAACACCACGACCAGGTGGCAGGGCACTACCCACCCAACACCGCGAGTACCTCCGGGACCTCATCCCCACCCAGCGGGGCCCGGCGGGCGAACCATGA
- a CDS encoding DUF397 domain-containing protein, whose protein sequence is MPDTTHRYGSWRKSSRSNNQDGNCVEVGGRVVAAVASGVEHKPMPRRILVGHWSTSASGRQADAAERSAHATGSGRSAPVRSDSRDVSGSAKATTKTAAATTMR, encoded by the coding sequence ATGCCCGACACGACACACAGGTACGGTTCGTGGCGCAAGTCGAGCCGTTCCAACAACCAGGACGGCAACTGCGTGGAGGTCGGCGGGCGGGTGGTAGCGGCGGTGGCATCGGGTGTCGAACACAAACCGATGCCCCGCCGGATCCTAGTAGGCCATTGGTCCACTTCGGCTTCGGGGCGTCAGGCTGACGCGGCGGAACGGTCGGCTCACGCCACCGGCTCGGGCCGCTCGGCGCCGGTCCGCAGCGACAGCCGCGATGTCTCGGGCAGCGCGAAAGCGACCACGAAGACCGCGGCGGCGACCACCATGAGGTAG
- a CDS encoding MFS transporter encodes MTDDALGARGPRSGLKALAAGSIGNFVEWFDFAIYSASIPIIAMLFFPPGNDYAALLSAFALYGVAFVARPLGGVVWGNLGDRLGRRNVLATIVLLMGAATMAIGLLPTYATVGLLAPALLALCRLVQGFSGGGEFTGATSFITEYAPPNRRGLFSAISATFTTLPAVLGTLTVLGMRVIMSEAAFIEWGWRLPFLIGGPLAIVGLIIRLRMHETPAFREAAGKHEVERAPLRVAMRDHGRQIALVFAIASLSGLGAYTLGTYFVSYLTVTIKISPTAALLANAAALTVTVPLVPAVGLLGDRIGRKPLLFIGSAGFVALSVPGYLLAAQGSLWTAILGQLFVALPWSFVVAAVVATQMEIFPTRVRYSASSIGYNLAYMVFGGTAPLVATWLVSVTGNSIAPAFYLMVVAAAVFVVAFALPETSRLSLRTGAERPEPVA; translated from the coding sequence ATGACCGACGACGCCCTCGGCGCGCGCGGCCCGCGATCGGGACTGAAGGCGCTCGCCGCGGGAAGCATCGGCAACTTCGTGGAATGGTTCGACTTCGCGATCTACTCGGCGTCCATCCCCATCATCGCCATGCTCTTCTTCCCACCAGGCAACGATTACGCTGCGTTGCTCTCCGCGTTCGCGCTCTATGGCGTGGCCTTCGTTGCCCGGCCCCTGGGCGGCGTTGTCTGGGGCAATCTGGGCGATCGGCTCGGCCGCCGCAACGTGCTCGCTACCATCGTGCTGCTGATGGGTGCCGCCACGATGGCGATCGGGCTGTTGCCCACCTACGCCACTGTCGGGCTGCTCGCGCCAGCCCTGCTGGCGCTGTGCCGGCTGGTCCAAGGCTTCTCCGGCGGCGGGGAGTTCACCGGTGCGACGTCGTTCATCACCGAGTATGCACCGCCCAACCGGCGCGGACTGTTTTCCGCCATTTCCGCAACCTTCACCACGCTACCGGCGGTCCTTGGCACCCTGACCGTGCTGGGCATGCGGGTGATCATGTCCGAGGCGGCGTTCATTGAGTGGGGTTGGCGGCTGCCATTCCTAATCGGCGGCCCCCTCGCGATCGTCGGCCTGATCATCCGGTTGCGCATGCACGAGACTCCGGCGTTCCGGGAGGCAGCGGGCAAGCACGAGGTCGAGAGGGCGCCGCTGCGTGTGGCCATGCGGGATCATGGCCGGCAAATCGCGCTGGTGTTCGCCATCGCGTCGCTAAGCGGGCTGGGTGCCTACACGCTGGGCACGTACTTCGTTTCCTACCTCACAGTGACGATCAAGATCAGTCCAACCGCGGCGTTGCTGGCGAACGCCGCCGCGCTCACGGTGACCGTTCCGCTGGTGCCGGCGGTGGGGCTGCTTGGCGACCGGATCGGACGCAAGCCGCTGCTGTTTATCGGCTCGGCAGGGTTCGTCGCGCTGAGCGTGCCGGGATACCTGCTCGCCGCCCAAGGCAGTCTGTGGACAGCCATCCTCGGTCAGCTCTTCGTCGCGCTGCCGTGGAGCTTCGTGGTCGCCGCCGTCGTAGCGACCCAGATGGAGATCTTCCCGACGCGGGTTCGGTACAGCGCCTCATCGATCGGCTACAACCTGGCTTACATGGTCTTCGGCGGTACGGCCCCCCTGGTCGCCACCTGGCTGGTGTCGGTCACCGGCAACTCCATCGCGCCAGCGTTCTACCTCATGGTGGTCGCCGCCGCGGTCTTCGTGGTCGCTTTCGCGCTGCCCGAGACATCGCGGCTGTCGCTGCGGACCGGCGCCGAGCGGCCCGAGCCGGTGGCGTGA
- a CDS encoding manganese efflux pump MntP produces the protein MLRVGGDMIGQVANLVALGFFLGLDNFRTAVLLGPLRLSWRRMILVSANFGFWDGAAPLVGLLLGHYVGEAIGPVADYVGPIALGAYGLYLLLRGWRHPMTDSEQELEHSWVLFGLPLPLSVDNVLAGASLGLLGFSPWLPAVLFGVITAVMSFVGLVLGRTTFRLIRRRLNIRYEIVTGIALVIEAIVLGLSAGD, from the coding sequence GTGCTTCGTGTGGGCGGCGACATGATCGGACAGGTCGCGAACCTCGTTGCGCTTGGGTTCTTCCTCGGCCTGGACAATTTCCGGACCGCAGTCCTGCTCGGGCCGCTGCGGCTCAGCTGGCGCCGGATGATCCTGGTTTCGGCGAACTTCGGGTTCTGGGACGGCGCCGCGCCCCTGGTGGGCCTGCTCCTCGGACATTACGTCGGTGAGGCCATCGGGCCCGTGGCCGACTACGTGGGCCCGATCGCGCTCGGCGCGTATGGCCTGTACCTGCTGCTGCGAGGGTGGCGGCACCCGATGACCGACTCCGAGCAGGAGCTAGAGCACTCGTGGGTGCTCTTCGGTCTTCCGCTACCGCTGAGCGTGGACAATGTGCTCGCAGGCGCCAGCCTCGGATTGCTCGGGTTCTCCCCGTGGCTGCCAGCCGTGCTCTTCGGAGTCATCACCGCCGTGATGTCCTTCGTCGGGCTTGTGCTGGGCCGCACCACCTTCCGCCTGATTCGCAGGCGACTCAACATCCGCTACGAGATCGTGACCGGCATCGCCCTCGTCATCGAGGCGATCGTGCTTGGCCTCTCCGCCGGCGACTGA
- a CDS encoding DoxX family protein produces MTTAVRTGWWTRLLSTDAPTATILIRLVVGGIFLSEGIQKFLFPAKLGPGRFANETPLPAPEFFAYLDGVFEIGCGVLLILGLLTRLATIPMIIDMLGAEVLTKFPLLAHGGVWSYIHEARPELSQLFGSVFLLIVGAGAWSLDAWLTAPRHTSAA; encoded by the coding sequence ATGACCACTGCGGTGCGCACGGGATGGTGGACGCGACTGCTCAGCACTGATGCCCCGACTGCGACGATCCTCATCCGGCTGGTCGTGGGCGGCATCTTCTTGTCCGAGGGGATCCAGAAATTCCTGTTTCCGGCCAAGCTCGGCCCCGGCCGGTTCGCCAACGAAACCCCACTACCAGCGCCGGAATTCTTCGCCTACCTCGACGGGGTGTTTGAGATCGGCTGTGGTGTGCTGCTCATCCTCGGGCTGCTCACCCGGCTGGCGACCATCCCCATGATCATCGACATGCTTGGCGCGGAGGTCCTCACCAAGTTCCCCCTCCTGGCCCACGGCGGAGTGTGGAGCTACATACACGAGGCACGCCCCGAACTCAGCCAGCTGTTCGGCTCGGTGTTCCTACTGATCGTCGGCGCGGGAGCGTGGTCACTGGACGCCTGGCTGACCGCCCCACGGCACACCTCTGCCGCCTGA
- a CDS encoding PadR family transcriptional regulator — MREFLRGAIRLHILHHAAEEPIHGAWMARELASHGYRVSPGTLYPTLHRLEAEGLLVSEHELVEGRQRRVYRATDAGLEALTADREALRELAREVLGYHDHTGEHRDNPKGAPS; from the coding sequence GTGCGGGAGTTCTTGCGGGGTGCGATTCGGCTGCACATCCTGCACCACGCGGCCGAGGAACCGATCCATGGCGCGTGGATGGCCCGCGAGCTGGCCAGTCACGGTTACCGAGTAAGCCCGGGCACCCTGTACCCCACGTTGCATCGGCTGGAAGCAGAGGGGCTGCTGGTGTCCGAGCACGAACTGGTCGAAGGCCGTCAGCGGCGGGTCTACCGCGCGACCGATGCGGGCCTGGAAGCGCTAACTGCCGATCGGGAGGCACTGCGGGAGCTGGCACGGGAAGTTCTCGGCTACCACGACCACACCGGAGAACATCGCGACAACCCGAAAGGAGCGCCGTCATGA